A portion of the Thunnus albacares chromosome 5, fThuAlb1.1, whole genome shotgun sequence genome contains these proteins:
- the si:dkey-151g10.3 gene encoding serine/threonine-protein kinase WNK1 isoform X1, whose translation MATDPGEPTGTEDSSEKPDGQREEDTEREGRADTQRERTHSTPSDFPSSQTQERQATGGEDGGMQGGGGGGGEASQEGSETPARPISLSTPTFPVETGQKRLRREKRFFRKSVEICEEDDEVEVAPEAPHSAPHLELRSFDSVFTSSAQQQGAASSCAALGHDPSCPSSSQDPGKDAPSSTPTQRGKERDREQEEEAEMKAVATSPGGRFLKFDIELGRGAFKTVYKGLDTETWVEVAWCELQDRKLTKAEQQRFKEEAEMLKGLQHPNIVRFYDSWESVLRGKKCIVLVTELMTSGTLKTYLKRFKVMKPKVLRSWCRQILKGLHFLHTRTPPIVHRDLKCDNIFITGPTGSVKIGDLGLATLMRTSFAKSVIGTPEFMAPEMYEEHYDESVDVYAFGMCMLEMATSEYPYSECQNAAQIYRKVTSGIKPASFDKVNDPEIKEIIEGCIRQNKSQRLSIRDLLNHAFFGEDTGVRVELAEEDTGTQDCLALRIWVEEPKKLKGKHKDNEAIEFSYDLENDSAEEVALEMVKSGFFHESDAKVVGKSIRDRVNQIKKSRERRQQQLLQQQQGFEERRDSTLTSYTFPHPSCPSSLGPGAPGQTGGGGGGGGGGGGGGGGGGGGGGQESEELPEVDQHVRQQHILSGTTLSLPEGESIGSVSCESYASGQSQAYSQQGESYSHSQTTLPPTASSTGVIAHPQMLPIGESGSVPNVPIGQSISMSSMSVGQSGGAPVGQTFLQPTTMVPQVSPSVPQQYFQSQTFPSDAFQTATPHGSIAPSQSYIPPVSPQAPINVLTTSMSVSDPAGLAGTIVPLAQQTQPPATPMQLTDIIPQAAPQQTQPLMIPQQTIVQQQQIGMDPQTSTLQQQPQQQMEAQATLLEQQVTATQPPMEQHQQILSTKAVQKHQHEPQQQIYVQQPVPPVQPTPQQQVLPTQTGMEQRAMSLPQPGEHPQMYNQQPTGDPREQTMIQPQLQQQFQQQKTLLQQQQQALLLEQHQTYIQQQLDQQQQKVLLQQQQQQAQLQQQQLEQQQALIHKQLLDQQQQQLLQQQEQQQQQALVQQRQPQQTLLQHQLEQQQQQPPLQQPQQNQLYQQIEQPQAGIQKEPLNQQQQVLLQQQPQQTQQQKEHQLQQQALLQQVEQQQQQALLQQHLHQQAILQQQQLQQKAQLQQEQQQVQLKQQMEQQQQQAMLQQQLQQQRQQQVLLQQQQAEILQQQVLIQQQIQEQQQQQQATIIQLQQTEKQEAAAIPQSNSEQQIQQKPTDMQHVCIPQLNTTQFTPHNPLTGQQVMEQQQQAALIRQQQAYAAQPQHHTSVMEPHIPVGAPASTEVIQHQTQIVSQTQVPMAIQTAQIPVQTSGVIPTQVLTQQGQCEAHPQNPGQIPVQYIAQSTAQVAQAMIEAQVTPPAAMIQGQTQAIQTQKIPLQTSYPGPATPTQSQVTAQPLIQTQPLHPTISQSQPPHGQGSTVDIQMLGQQSQATIQPPAAIASNPSQIQHETPVHQNAQMPGLLQPQLQQQTQSQPLSQVQAQAAAGLLTSQYVPQPTHQAIPSLQQDVTHITQQQQQQQQQQQQQQQQPVLQYQQMIMSPGSAKTASLSSVMDPANFVATPQPVQQAGQANIPVQTGLHPVVQPQQQPLGSTADPTVIQNISQPAMPQSVEQYQQQLQKLTQAQQPLAPPPSQQQLPLLTQIPAQPIPTPIQQPLPLQQALIPVDESQLPPQYQPVSHLVTHPPAQIAPSNVAEHQSQPRILPLCSHVVGGAPPSPQHQTKQMLPAHTHTQTSIQAQTHTQTQTHVQTQAHSHTQTHAETPIAEQPVLPLAVFPAQQIPLSPSHTSCPPTSLPTLTSHHLAATPAPELPTSPPAAQVTLPGQADFIPTSPPPVTTLESLDSNAPKLPQASLQDCDLSLLGIAQDCPYLSSTERHSSSGSVPANGEETFQLLANGKLEKLKTQRRSSCQRPEKVSHQFQLSMLQVSGSGDNMVECQLETHSNKMVTFKFDIEGDAPEDIADYMVEEDFVLDVEKEMFVEELRAIVKKAQEILQTHSQTGSTDQLHVSTPTSSTMDSVPHSSPVGRWRFFINQTIRHRDSLSSQGAATPPPTTETRIPQSPKTEKESEGSQSLESLTGMASPPCPTLSATSPPVSTVSAPASIAPSTTTAPSPNTTASESISALASTLEASVPVTASGGLELPVLPSASVDQIPSVPSSIALPVATNLPTLPTAPSLVSPTPTTIMPDVITSPGTSGSSTVGQSVGEAVITAPRPCASAVDQSLSSFHLPPSAAAVTSPVVSQLGMEQQQTLSQVGIPAPQQPQPQPQPQPQVQSALQQQVPLAQQQLQAMQLEQQVQQIQQAAPQQQQQSQHQVYQEQIQLQQERALQQSLQQLQQQQLMQKQIPLQPELLQQSVPLQQFLPPMPLQQTQQPLVQQQTPQYTPQLLQQPQLHQLQQQVMAPQADIVPPQQALTDHQQQQQLNLQQTIHLQQQQMVQQQLQQQQHQLFMGAVALKPDQSQMLPLSISQQFLQQQQQAQLNVSPVPQQQIPQQTQIPAELAQQHIQSQKQLQHTEQQQEVPKAMDTPQKQQQFPLQKQSSLQQSESEMSTGETSVTEDTGSYSAPFHPSSDSSLPPLHLSTAETSLPPLSLTMTPSPAQPSSVAESDSEGPPKIDFVDNRIKTLDEKLRNLLYQEYSSGAPLAGGAASAPTSASAASTSAGGDESSEPQSLHPLSFPPPASSSDTSPHSSSSTTSSTTSRSSSTSPDPERDGGGEEAPNSAELGPVEQQPGPSLPSTSASSTPPASLLLPNQDESAGPQRPPVPGEPTVLAVPPQSDTSTTGEASWPPNQHPIPLRHGQQQHNAGGGYFGLNLTCPSIRNPVSKKSWTRKFKNWACKLRHSASLFKKPRVQQDGRSSSQALKEEKEAPPVNPPQSRKGRFQVTPVPQSSPPKDMPSGHGSTHRKVGRFSVTQAETKKEDRQTDSSPVSPDLARERRKSRAKEGDKEESKRTPAMAHLPRGHGHSHSPLGSSDDDDDESELEDEDLRKELHKLREKHIKEVVSLQAQQNRELQELYRQLRSLKDQRQSLPVSLSRTPPLPTAPPVLSPRRPRPAKIKLRSRPHSHMDNNGVTHSGIQQSSSFSGGEQSRLPLYCNPEHRTSLSAKRDHSPLRKSTFTDELHKLVDNWTKETVGPAPPKPSLNQIKQIQQVQELGGWSQSTEVAPPGWFPVAPLNPQAPPTPASLPLAAPSHYTGGGSLSTLHSPGPPPQTHMAQVPQMQQSLHLHQSLPLQQMTYPQSPLRQPLPQPRMQTPVQSQSVPQTQTIAQLPHSPPQSQPLLPSQMPTSPVSTAASLLPGSGTTAPADSSAATGGTFCSCSSSSSTCSSSSCSTAALPSSAKIHPTPPTSTLPLGQK comes from the exons ATGGCTACTGACCCAGGAGAGCCCACAGGCACCGAGGACTCCTCGGAGAAACCTGatggacagagggaggaggacacgGAGCGGGAGGGCAGGGCcgacacacagagggagaggacGCACAGCACCCCCTCAGACTTCCCCTCCTCCCAGACTCAGGAGAGGCAAGCaacaggaggagaggatggaggaatgcaaggaggaggaggaggaggaggagaagccaGCCAGGAGGGTTCGGAGACCCCAGCCAGACCCATTTCCCTCTCCACACCCACTTTTCCAGTTGAAACTGGCCAGAAACGTCTGAGGAGGGAGAAGCGCTTCTTCAGGAAGAGTGTGGAGATTTGTGAGGAGGACGATGAGGTGGAGGTGGCCCCGGAGGCGCCACACAGTGCACCCCACCTGGAGCTGCGCTCCTTTGACTCAGTCTTCACCAGCAGTGCCCAGCAGCAAGGGGCTGCTTCATCGTGTGCTGCCCTGGGCCATGACCCATCCTGCCCCAGCTCCAGCCAGGATCCTGGCAAGGATGCTCCTTCCTCCACACCCACCCAAAGGGGGAAGGAGAGGGACCgcgagcaggaggaggaggcggagatGAAGGCTGTGGCTACCTCTCCTGGAGGCAGGTTCCTCAAGTTTGACATTGAACTGGGCAGAGGAGCCTTCAAGACTGTGTATAAAGGCCTGGACACAGAGACTTGGGTGGAGGTGGCTTGGTGTGAACTTCAG GACCGCAAGTTGACCAAGGCAGAGCAGCAACGCTTCaaggaggaggcagagatgCTGAAGGGACTCCAGCACCCCAACATCGTCCGCTTCTATGATTCCTGGGAGTCGGTGCTCCGTGGCAAGAAGTGCATTGTACTGGTCACTGAACTAATGACCTCAGGAACACTCAAAAC TTACCTGAAGCGCTTTAAGGTGATGAAACCCAAGGTCCTGAGGAGCTGGTGTAGGCAAATCCTGAAGGGCCTTCACTTCCTTCACACCAGGACTCCTCCAATAGTCCACCGGGACCTCAAATGTGATAACATCTTCATAACAGGCCCTACAGGATCTGTCAAGATAGGTGATCTGGGCCTGGCCACTCTTATGAGGACCTCCTTTGCCAAGAGTGTCATAG GAACCCCGGAGTTCATGGCTCCTGAGATGTATGAAGAGCATTATGATGAGTCTGTGGATGTCTACGCCTTTGGGATGTGTATGCTGGAGATGGCTACTTCAGAATACCCCTACTCTGAGTGCCAAAATGCTGCTCAGATCTATCGCAAAGTCACAAGT GGTATAAAACCAGCAAGCTTTGATAAAGTGAATGACCCAGAGATCAAAGAAATCATTGAAGGCTGCATTCGTCAGAACAAGAGCCAGAG ACTCTCCATCCGAGACCTCCTGAACCACGCATTCTTTGGGGAGGACACAGGGGTCCGAGTGGAGCTTGCAGAGGAAGACACGGGCACCCAGGACTGTCTGGCTCTACGGATTTGGGTTGAAGAGCCCAAAAAGCTGAAggggaaacacaaagataaCGAGGCTATCGAGTTCAGCTATGACCTGGAGAATGATAGTGCTGAGGAAGTGGCTCTAGAGATG GTGAAGTCGGGCTTCTTCCATGAGAGTGATGCCAAGGTGGTGGGGAAATCCATCCGGGACAGAGTAAATCAGATCAAAAAGTCACGGGAGCGccgacagcagcagctgctccaACAGCAGCAGGGCTTTGAAGAAAGAAGAGACTCCACTCTCACCTCCTACACCTTTCCCCATCCATCCTGCCCATCCTCACTGGGGCCAGGAGCACctggacagacaggaggaggaggaggaggaggagggggaggaggagggggaggaggaggaggaggaggaggaggagggcaggaATCTGAGGAGCTACCTGAAGTGGACCAGCATGTCAGGCAGCAACATATTCTCAGTGGGACAACCCTCAGTCTGCCAG AAGGTGAGAGCATTGGGTCTGTCAGCTGTGAGTCTTATGCGAGTGGACAGAGTCAGGCGTACTCTCAGCAAGGGGAATCATACAGCCACTCCCAGACTACTCTCCCCCCTACTGCATCT AGCACTGGTGTAATCGCTCATCCTCAAATGCTCCCCATTGGTGAGAGTGGAAGTGTTCCAAATGTGCCTATTGGTCAGAGCATTAGTATGTCCAGCATGTCCGTAGGTCAAAGTGGAGGGGCGCCTGTTGGTCAGACATTTCTTCAACCCACTACCATGGTTCCACAGGTATCACCAAGTGTACCTCAACAATATTTTCAG TCACAAACATTCCCATCAGATGCATTTCAAACTGCCACTCCCCATGGATCAATAGCCCCCTCACAGTCATATATACCTCCTGTTTCTCCACAAGCACCCATTAATGTTCTCACTACATCCATGTCAGTCAGTGATCCTGCTGGACTAGCAGGGACCATTGTGCCCCTCGCTCAGCAGACCCAACCCCCTGCCACTCCCATGCAGCTCACTGACATCATTCCCCAGGCAGCACCCCAGCAAACACAACCTCTCATGATCCCTCAGCAGACTATTGTTCAACAACAACAGATCGGGATGGATCCCCAGACCTCCACCCTtcagcagcagccgcagcagcaaATGGAGGCCCAGGCTACTCTGCTTGAACAACAAGTTACTGCCACTCAGCCACCAATGGAACAGCATCAACAGATCCTCTCAACTAAAGCTGTCCAGAAACATCAACATGAGCCTCAGCAGCAGATCTATGTACAGCAGCCTGTTCCACCTGTCCAGCCAACTCCTCAGCAGCAAGTGTTACCCACACAAACTGGTATGGAGCAGCGAGCTATGTCATTACCACAGCCTGGGGAACATCCTCAGATGTATAATCAGCAACCAACAGGGGATCCCCGCGAGCAGACCATGATACAACCACAACTACAACAGCAGTTTCAGCAACAGAAAACtttgttacagcagcagcagcaagctcTACTGCTCGAGCAACATCAGACGTATATCCAGCAACAGCTTGATCAGCAGCAACAAAAAGTACTgcttcaacagcagcagcaacaggcccaactacaacagcagcagctggagcagcagcaaGCCCTTATACACAAGCAACTGTTGgatcaacaacagcaacaacttCTTCAACagcaagagcagcagcagcagcaagctcTTGTGCAGCAAAGGCAACCACAACAAACACTTTTACAACATCAATTggagcaacaacagcagcagccccCTTTACAGCAACCGCAGCAGAACCAATTATATCAACAAATTGAACAGCCCCAAGCTGGAATACAAAAAGAACCACTGAATCAACAGCAACAAGTTTTATTGCAGCAGCAACCCCAGCAGACTCAACAGCAAAAGGAACATCAACTGCAGCAGCAAGCCTTACTCCAACAAGtggaacaacaacagcaacaagcaCTCTTACAACAGCATTTGCACCAACAGGCtattttacagcagcagcagctacaacagaaaGCTCAGCTACAGCAAGAGCAACAACAAGTGCAACTCAAGCAGCagatggagcagcagcagcagcaagctaTGTTGCAACAACAGTTACAACAGCAGCGACAGCAACAGGTCCtgttacaacaacaacaagcagagATATTACAGCAGCAGGTTCTGATACAACAGCAGATtcaagagcagcagcagcaacaacaagcaACCATCATTCAACTTCAGCAAACTGAGAAACAAGAAGCTGCCGCTATTCCACAAAGTAACAGTGAGCAGCAAATTCAACAGAAACCAACTGATATGCAGCATGTGTGTATCCCTCAACTAAACACCACCCAGTTCACCCCTCATAACCCTCTCACAGGCCAGCAAGTGATGGAGCAACAACAGCAAGCAGCATTGATCCGGCAGCAGCAAGCCTATGCTGCTCAGCCTCAGCACCACACCTCTGTAATGGAACCTCACATCCCAGTTGGAGCTCCAGCCAGCACTGAAGTGATTCAGCACCAAACTCAAATTGTCTCCCAGACCCAGGTCCCCATGGCCATTCAGACTGCTCAGATCCCTGTTCAGACATCTGGTGTTATCCCAACTCAAGTCCTTACCCAGCAAGGACAATGTGAGGCTCATCCCCAGAACCCAGGCCAGATCCCAGTCCAGTATATAGCCCAGTCCACAGCCCAAGTAGCTCAGGCTATGATTGAGGCCCAAGTCACTCCTCCAGCAGCAATGATCCAAGGACAGACTCAAGCCATCCAGACCCAGAAGATTCCTTTACAGACTAGTTATCCTGGCCCTGCTACTCCCACACAGAGCCAGGTGACTGCTCAGCCATTAATACAAACTCAGCCTCTGCACCCGACAATTAGTCAGTCCCAACCACCACATGGCCAGGGCTCAACTGTAGACATTCAGATGCTGGGCCAACAAAGCCAAGCTACTATCCAGCCTCCAGCTGCAATTGCCTCAAATCCCAGTCAGATCCAACATGAAACTCCAGTTCATCAAAATGCTCAAATGCCAGGGCTCCTGCAGCCCCAGCTCCAGCAACAAACTCAAAGCCAACCACTTAGCCAGGTGCAGGCTCAGGCTGCCGCTGGCCTTTTAACCTCTCAGTATGTCCCTCAGCCTACCCACCAAGCTATTCCATCTTTACAACAAGATGTAACTCATattacacaacaacaacaacaacagcagcagcagcagcagcagcagcagcaacagccagtGCTGCAGTATCAGCAGATGATTATGTCTCCTGGCTCAGCTAAAACAGCCAGTCTCAGTTCTGTAATGGACCCTGCAAACTTCGTTGCCACTCCTCAACCTGTGCAGCAGGCCGGACAAGCCAATATTCCAGTCCAAACAGGACTACATCCAGTTGTTCAGCCCCAGCAGCAGCCCTTAGGAAGCACTGCTGACCCTACAGTAATTCAGAATATCTCCCAGCCTGCTATGCCTCAGTCTGTTGAGCAATACCAGCAACAGCTACAGAAGCTTACTCAAGCACAGCAACCACTAGCTCCACCACCTTCACAGCAACAGTTGCCTTTACTGACTCAAATTCCAGCACAGCCCATCCCAACTCCCATCCAGCAACCACTTCCTCTACAGCAGGCTTTGATACCCGTTGATGAGAGTCAGCTGCCCCCACAGTATCAACCTGTGTCACATCTGGTAACCCATCCTCCTGCACAGATAGCCCCCAGTAATGTGGCTGAGCATCAGTCCCAGCCCAGGATCCTGCCCCTCTGTAGTCATGTAGTGGGAGGCGCGCCACCTTCTCCGCAGCACCAGACAAAGCAGATGctgccagcacacacacacacacaaaccagcaTTCAGGCCcaaacacacacccagacacagacacacgttCAGACACAGGCTCACtctcatacacagacacatgctgAGACACCAATTGCTGAACAGCCTGTTTTGCCCCTTGCTGTCTTTCCTGCACAACAAATACCCCTCAGCCCCTCTCACACCTCATGCCCCCCAACATCACTACCAACCCTAACATCCCACCATCTTGCTGCCACCCCTGCTCCAGAGCTGCCTACATCTCCGCCAGCGGCCCAGGTAACCTTACCAGGGCAGGCCGACTTTATACCTACCTCCCCTCCGCCTGTCACCACTCTAGAGTCGCTTGATTCTAATGCCCCCAAACTGCCCCAAGCCTCGCTACAAGACTGCGACCTTTCCCTGCTGGGCATTGCTCAG GATTGTCCATACCTGTCAAGTACAGAACGTCATTCTTCGTCAGG GTCTGTGCCAGCGAATGGAGAAGAAACTTTTCAGCTCTTGGCCAATGGGAAATTAGAGAAATTAAAGACTCAGAGGAGATCTTCTTGTCAGAGGCCTGAAAAAGTTTCACATCAGTTTCAACTGAGTATGCTCCAG GTGTCCGGCAGTGGGGACAATATGGTGGAATGCCAGTTGGAGACCCATAGCAACAAGATGGTgacatttaaatttgacattgaAGGGGATGCACCTGAGGACATAGCAGATTACATG GTGGAGGAGGACTTTGTCCTTGATGTGGAGAAAGAGATGTTTGTTGAGGAGCTTAGAGCCATAGTAAAGAAAGCCCAGGAAATTCTTCAAACACATTCACAG ACTGGATCCACAGACCAGTTGCATGTGAGCACTCCCACTAGCTCTACAA TGGACTCAGTGCCCCATTCCTCCCCAGTGGGACGCTGGCGTTTCTTCATCAACCAGACCATCCGACACAGAGACTCTCTTTCTAGTCAGGGAGCAGCCACGCCACCACCTACTACAGAGACAAGGATACCCCAGTCcccaaaaacagagaaag AAAGTGAAGGATCCCAGAGTCTGGAGTCCTTGACTGGAATGGCCTCTCCCCCCTGCCCCACCCTCTCTGCCACCTCCCCTCCAGTCTCCACTGTCTCAGCCCCTGCCTCCATAGCCCCCTCAACCACCACTGCTCCCTCCCCTAACACCACTGCCTCTGAAAGCATCTCTGCACTAGCCTCTACTCTTGAAGCCTCTGTCCCTGTCACTGCTTCAGGTGGTCTTGAACTGCCAGTCCTCCCCTCAGCTTCTGTTGACCAAATTCCCAGTGTTCCCTCATCCATAGCATTACCTGTTGCTACAAACCTCCCCACTTTGCCCACTGCTCCTTCTCTTGTGTCTCCCACACCCACCACCATTATGCCAGATGTCATCACTTCTCCTGGAACCAGTGGTAGCTCCACTGTAGGTCAAAGTGTAGGGGAGGCAGTGATAACTGCGCCAAGGCCATGTGCATCTGCAGTGGACCAGTCTTTATCCTCTTTTCATCTCCctccttctgctgctgcagtgaccTCCCCTGTGGTAAGCCAACTTGGCATGGAGCAACAGCAGACACTCAGCCAGGTTGGCATACCAGCCCCacaacaaccacaaccacaaccacagcCACAGCCACAAGTACAATCTGCATTACAGCAGCAGGTTCCACTAGCCCAACAGCAACTACAGGCGATGCAGCTTGAACAACAGGTACAACAGATACAGCAGGCAgcaccacaacaacagcagcaatcACAACATCAAGTGTACCAGGAACAaattcagctgcagcaggaacGAGCACTGCAGCAGTCTCTGCAGCAGTTACAACAGCAACAGTTAATGCAGAAACAAATACCACTCCAACCAGAGTTGTTGCAACAGTCTGTACCTCTGCAGCAGTTTCTGCCACCAATGCCCCTACAGCAGACCCAACAACCCCTTGTTCAACAACAAACACCACAGTACACCCCGCAGTTGTTGCAGCAGCCTCAGTTACACCAGCTACAACAGCAGGTTATGGCACCCCAAGCTGATATAGTGCCCCCACAGCAGGCCCTCACTgatcaccagcagcagcaacagttaaACCTACAGCAGACAATACACTTACAGCAACAGCAAATGGTGCAACAgcagctacagcagcagcaacatcagCTGTTTATGGGTGCTGTGGCTTTAAAGCCAGATCAAAGCCAAATGCTGCCCCTGTCAATTAGTCAACAGTttcttcaacaacaacaacaggcacAGCTAAATGTTAGCCCTGTACCCCAACAGCAGATTCCTCAACAAACCCAAATCCCTGCCGAGCTGGCACAACAACATATACAGTCACAGAAACAGCTGCAACACACTGAGCAGCAACAGGAGGTGCCAAAAGCTATGGACACAcctcagaaacagcagcagtttccaCTGCAGAAACAGTCCTCTTTACAGCAGTCAGAGTCAGAGATGTCCACAGGGGAGACAAGTGTTACAGAGGACACAGGCAGTTACTCTGCCCCTTTTCATCCTTCTTCTGACTCTTCTCTGCCGCCTCTCCATCTGAGCACTGCTGAAACCTCCTTaccccctctctccctcacaaTGACACCATCCCCTGCTCAGCCTTCCTCTGTGGCTGAGTCAGACAGCGAAGGCCCCCCCAAAATTGATTTCGTAGACAACCGCATAAAGACACTGGATGAAAAGCTGAGGAACTTGTTGTATCAGGAGTACAGCAGCGGGGCACCACTAGCAGGGGGAGCTGCCTCTGCCCCCACATCAGCATCAGCTGCCTCCACATCAGCTGGAGGAGATGAGTCATCTGAGCCACAGTCGCTCCACCCCTTGTCTTTTCCCCCACCTGCCTCCTCCTCAGATACTTCCCCCCACTCCTCATCTTCCACtacctcctccaccacctctcgttcctcctccacctcccctgACCCcgagagggatggaggaggagaggaagcgCCCAACTCTGCGGAGCTGGGCCCGGTGGAGCAGCAGCCTGGCCCATCTCTCCCCTCCACCTCCGCCTCCTCCACTCCACCTGCCTCTCTCCTGCTTCCCAATCAGGATGAATCTGCTGGGCCTCAGCGCCCACCTGTACCAGGAGAACCAACCGTTCTT GCTGTACCCCCACAGTCTGACACCAGTACCACTGGAGAAGCATCGTGGCCCCCCAATCAGCACCCGATCCCCCTCCGGCatggacagcagcagcacaatgcAGGAGGTGGATATTTTGGCCTAAACCTGACATGTCCTAGTATCAGAAATCCTGTTAGCAAGAAATCCTGGACTCGCAAATTCAAAAACTGGGCGTGCAAACTGCGCCACTCCGCCAGCTTGTTCAAGAAGCCCAGAGTCCAGCAAG ATGGACGTTCCAGCAGTCAAGCTCttaaagaggagaaggaggcgCCCCCCGTAAACCCACCTCAGTCACGCAAAGGACGATTTCAA GTGACTCCAGTGCCCCAGTCCTCGCCCCCAAAGGATATGCCATCAGGCCATGGTAGCACTCACAGGAAAGTGGGCCGCTTCTCTGTAACCCAGGCTGAGACCAAGAAAGAGGATAGGCAGACCGACAGCTCCCCGGTGTCTCCTGATTTGGCTAGGGAAAGGAGGAAATCTCGGGCAAAGGAGGGAGACAAAGAAGAAAGCAAGAGGACCCCAGCAATGGCCCACCTGCCTCGAGGTCATGGGCACAGCCACTCACCCCTGGGCAgcagcgatgatgatgatgatgagagtgAGCTGGAGGATGAAGACCTGAGAAAAGAACTGCACAAGCTCCGAGAGAA GCACATCAAAGAGGTGGTATCGCTTCAGGCCCAGCAGAACAGAGAGCTACAGGAGCTGTACAGACAGCTTCGTTCCCTCAAAGACCAAAGGCAGAGTCTGCCTGTTTCCCTGTCACGAACCCCTCCTCTTCCCACGGCACCCCCTGTCCTCTCTCCACGCAGGCCCAGGCCAGCCAAAATTAAGCTCCGGTCCCGGCCTCACTCTCACATGGATAACAACGGAGTTACACACTCTG GGATTCAGCAGTCTAGTAGTTTCTCAGGTGGTGAACAGAGTAGACTGCCCCTGTACTGCAACCCAGAGCACCGCACCTCACTTTCTGCTAAAAGAG ATCACAGTCCCCTAAGAAAAAGCACATTCACAGATGAACTGCACAAACTTGTTGATAATTGGACGAAGGAGACGGTGGGCCCCGCCCCGCCCAAGCCTTCACTGAATCAAATCAAGCAGATTCAGCAGGTGCAGGAGTTGGGAGGCTGGAGCCAGTCGACCGAG GTGGCTCCACCAGGTTGGTTTCCAGTGGCACCACTGAACCCCCAGGCACCCCCGACTCCTGCCAGCTTGCCTCTGGCAGCCCCTTCCCATTACACAGGCGGAGGGAGCCTGTCCACCCTACACTCTCCGGGACCACCGCCGCAAACGCACATGGCTCAAGTGCCACAGATGCAGCAAAGTTTACACCTCCAtcagtctctccctctccagcAGATGACCTATCCGCAGTCCCCTCTCCGCCAGCCGCTACCACAGCCCCGGATGCAAACTCCCGTACAGTCTCAGTCAGTACCACAGACACAAACCATCGCCCAGCTGCCCCACTCACCACCTCAAAGCCAACCGCTGCTGCCTTCCCAAATGCCCACATCCCCAGTGTCCACGGCCGCATCTCTGCTGCCTGGCAGTGGTACCACTGCACCCGCAGATAGCAGTGCTGCTACTGGGGGGACATTTTGCTCCTGCTCCTCATCTTCTTCGACctgttcctcttcctcctgctctaCTGCTGCTCTACCTTCCAGTGCCAAAATTCACCCAACACCCCCCACCTCTACTCTTCCTCTGGGACAGAAATGA